Below is a window of Streptomyces sp. NBC_01429 DNA.
GCCGCCGCCTCCCCGGGTGGCGGTCGTCGTCCGGGGAGTCCGGGGAGGCCGGAGCGTCCGGGGAGGACGACCGGGCCGAGGACAGGACGGAGAGCAGCGCGTAGTTCTCCACCACGAACCGCCGTCCGTGCGCCGCGACCTGCGCCGGTACGGCCCGGCCCGTGAGGTCCAGGTGGAGCGCCCGTACGACATCGACCCCCGCCCGGTCCGCGAACAGCCGGAACTGCGCGCCCGGCCGGGGGTTGAAGTCGAGCAGATGGTAAGCGCCGGTCGCGGCGTCGCGGCGGAAGTCGAGATCCAGGATCCCCCGGTAGCCGAGCGCGGCGACGATCTGACGCGCCGTCCGCTCCACCTCCTCGTTCGGCAGCCAGCTGCCGACGGCGGTCAGCCCGGCGCCCACCGGCCAGGCCCGCTCCTTGCGTCCGGCCGCCCCGACCAGGCACGTGCCGCCGGGACCGCCGCTGTAGCCGTGGAAGAACCAGTCCAGGTCGCGGCCGTACGGCAGGAACTCCTGGAGCAGCAGCGCGCTGCCCGCCTCCGCGCCCCGCGCGTACAGCTCGCGCGCCTCCTGCGGGGAGCGCACCACCCGCGTACTGCGCAGCCCCGAGCCCTCCGGCAGCAGCCACGGCCTGCTCCACTTCGCCACCACGGGCAGCCCGAGCGACCAGGCAGCCGCGGCGGCCTCCTTCGCACAGCCGGGGACCACCGTGCGCGGATGCGCGATGCCCAGCTCCGCGCAGATCCTCGCCAGCTCCGCCTTGTCCGCGACCCGCTCGGGCAGCCCTGACGGCTGTTCAGGCAGCAGATAGCGCCCGGCGAGCCGGTCCCCGAGCCGGTCCACCGCGATCGCGCTCAGATCGTCCATCGGTACGAGGACGGCCGGAGCGTGCAGGGTGCCCGCGATGTCGAGCAGCAGCCGCCCGGTCTCCGCGAGATCCGGAAGCCCCGTCAGATACGGAGAAGCCGTCAGATCCGGAGAACCCGTCAGATCGCGCTCCCCGCCCGGCCGTAGATGCGCCCGGCGCAGATAGCGCGAGCGCACGACGGGGCTGCGCTCCGCCTCGATCACCGCGTGCACCTCGATCCCGGCCCGGCCGAGGGATCGGACGGCGCCCAGCGTGCCGTGGTGGAACGGGTTCCGGTCGAGCCGCATGAGGACGGCGGGGACGCGGGTGTCATAGCTCGGCACGGTGAGGGTCCTTCAGATCGATAACCCATGCGGGGGATGAAATTCACGGATGGACTACTGGAACACCGGGCCAGGTTCCCGATCGGCTTATTAGAAATACTTTTACGCTCAAGCGTGACTCCCAGTCGCGACCACGGAAACGGGTTCGAATCACGAGGAGCTGACATGTCCCCTAGACGTCGACGGCTGACGACCACCTGCCTGGGTGTGGTCACGGCCGGTCTCCTTGCTTCCGGTGCGGTGCCGCCCGTTCCGAATCTCGCGACCGTCCGGAAATCCTCTCCGGAACCCGCGCAGGGTCCCGACGGCGCGACGGAGAAGCCGAAACCGCCGGGGGCCGCCGCGCCCGCACTCGGCGCGTATCTGGATTACGGCCCGAAAGGCGTCGAGCGCATCGCGGCCATGGAGAAATGGCTGGGGGGTACGGAGCTGCGCGTCGGCCACACCTATCTCCCCGGGGACGTGTGGTCCAACATCGAGGGCAGCCCGGACTTCCTGGAGAGCTGGGCCGCGTGGCGCAAGGCCGAGGACGACCGGATGTTCGTCCTCAACGTGCCCATGCTGGAGCGCACCGAGGGGCGGGTCCCCGACCAGGTCGTCCGCCGTGAGCTGCGCAAAGGCGCGGCCGGACGGTACGACGGCCACTTCACGACGCTCGCGCGCCGGCTGGTGGATCTCGGTGTCCCCGACACCGTGATCGTCCTCGGCTGGGAGATGAACGGCACCACGTACACCCATCGTTGCGGGCCCGACCCGCAGGCGTGGAAGAAATACTGGGCCCGCATCGTCACCGCGATGCGCGCCGTGCCCGGGCAGAAGTTCCGTTTCGACTTCGCCCCGAATCGCGGACGGGACGCCGTTCCCTGGACCACGTGCTATCCCGGCGACGACGTCGTGAACATCATCGGCATGGATTCCTACGATCAACCGCCCGGCCGGACTTTTGACGAACAGGTGAATGAGCCCTACGGGCTTCAGGAACACGTGGACTTCGCCGCTGCACACGGAAAGGTTATCTCCTATCCGGAGTGGGGCCTCTTCCGCAACGGTGACAATCCCGAATACATGCGGCGCATGCTCCGGTGGATGGACACGTACAAGCCGGTGTACAACACCGTCACCGACTACTGCCCGCACGGCATCTGGCAGTGCGACAAGAATCCCGAGTCGTCGAAGGTGTTCCGCTCCACGCTGTACGGGCGCCAGCCCGAGCCGGAACCGACGCCCACCCCGACCCCGACACCCCCCACTCCGACCCCGACACCCCCCACTCCGACTCCCGTCCCGACCACCCCGACCACGCCCCCCACGCCTCCCACGCCTCCCACCCAGGAGCCGAAGCCGGATCCGACGCCCGCTCCGACCAAGCCCGTTCCGACCACGCCCACGCGCCCGCAGGACTGCACCCCGGTCCCGCTCGGCCAGTGGATCGAGAAGTGGCTGGGCGGCAGGATCTGCGTCCGCCTCGACTGGTTCGGGCACCGGTCGAAGTGAGGCCACGTCACTGAGCACGGCGAGGAAGGCGGCGCGGGCGGCGGCACGTCATCGCTTGTCGCCGCCCTTCCTCCCGCGCAGCCGCTTGACGAGCGCCGCCCCCCGCTCCCGTCCCGCCGCCCGCGCGAGCAGCAGCAACAGGGAGGGCGCCAGCGGGGGCGTGGCGAGCAGCAGCCGCTGGTTGCAGAGGGTCTCCGGCCGCCAGTGGTGCTTGTACGGCTCGTTCCCCCGCAGCATGCTCAGCGTCGTACGCCCGTCCCCGCCGCTCTCCCGCGCCCCGCCGCGCAGCAGCATGGTGGCCACGTCCACCTTGCGCGCGCGCAGCGCCGGATCGGCCCCGTACAGATAGCCGCCCGCCAGTCCGCCGGACATCAGGGTGAGGTCAGCGGCGACCACCGCGCCCGCGAGCCGGAACTCGGTCAGCCGGGCGTCGCCGCTCGCCACCATGGACCGCGCGGACCGGGTCAGATGCTCGGCGAAGCGCGCGCTGAGATGCTCGGGGGTGACCCCGCGCCCTTCCCACTGGCGCCGGTGCAACTCCAGCATGCGGCCGACGGCGGCGGGCACCTCGGCCGCGGGCACCGCCCGTTCCTCGATGCCGAGGGCGTCGAGCTTGCGCAGCTTCGCGCGGAAGCGCTGGGCGCGTGCGGCGGGAAGCCTGGCGAGCAGCCCTTCCATCGGCACGGCGGGCAGTTCGAGGCAGGTCGAGTCGGCCAGCAGCCGCTGCGGCCCGGTCCAGCGGGCGCGGACGCGTTCGGCGGCGGCTCCGGGGCGTACCTCGCGCAGGTCGATGACCGCCGTGCGGGCCAGCTCCGCGAGAGCGCCGGTCAGCGCGTCGGCGCAGGCCGCGGTCTCCTCCTCGCCGCGGCTGTCGTCCAGCAGGACGTCGGAGAAGTCGGAGATGGTGCCGCCGAGCGGCACGAGGACGGGGAGGGGCCGGTGGACCCGCATGAGGGCCGCCGCCGCGACCAGCTCCCCCCGTCTGCGCACGAGCACGACCCGCAGCCGCCCGTGCCTCGGCCCCCGGGCCCGCGCACGTCCGCTTCCGCGTCCGCCCGTGCCGTACGACAGCCACCAGGAGTACAGCCACGCGTGGCTCTGGAAGGGGGTGGCCGTACGGGAGGCGCGGTAGAGGGCGTTCCACTCCGGGGCGATCTCCGCGAAGCGCGCGGTGTCCGTGCACACCTCCGTCGTGAAGGCCGGTGCGGACGTGGATCTGGACGCGGTGAGCAGGGCCGACACCGGTACGGAGGACACCGGGGCGCGCAGGGCCCGGCCGGTTCCGGCTCGCGTGGGGGACGCCATCAGACCTTTTCCGACCGCGGTTGGGCGGCGGAGGCCGCTGAGGTGGTGGCCGTGGCGGGCCCGGGTACGGTGCCGGTCGCGGCGGCCGGTCCCGGCCCCGCGTCCTCGCGCCGGCGCTTCGGGCGCACCAGCAGTCCGAGTCCGCCCAGCAGTCCGCCCGCGCTGCCGCCGACGAGGGCGGCGAGCGAGGCGGAGGGGGTGACGGGGGCGGTCGGCTCGATCGCCCGGGAGAACTGGAGCACCCGTACGTTCGTACTGCCTTGCAGCTGCGAGCCGTTGACGACGAGTGCGCGCGCGACGCCGTTCGCCATGTTGACGGCGGTCGACGCCTCGGGCGCTGTCGCGGTCACGGAGATCATCGGAGCGTCGGGCGAGGTCTCCGTGCGCACGTTCTTCTTGAGCGTGGCGGCCGGCACTCCGGCCCAGGTCGGCGCGTCGCCGATCAGCGCGAGCTGCGGGGCGACGCGGCCGTACGCCGTGGCGAACCCCAGCGCGGCGGCCGGCTCCGAGGTGTCCAGCGGTACGACGACGACATAGCTGGTCGCCGCGTACTCGGGGGTACGGAGCAGGCCGTACGCACCGCCGCTCAGCGCGCCGATCGCGACGGCCACCGGCACGATCCACCGGACGGGCAGGGCTTTCGGGGTGAACTTCGGGAACCGGGCCGACCGGTTCCGCCGACTCTGCTGGGTCATGGGCAACTCACTTCTCGGATGGAGGCCGCCCGGCCTCGGGCGGCCCGCTCGTACACGGCCATCAGCTGTTCGGCGCTGTGGGAGATGTCGTAGTGGCGCACGGCGGGCGGCACCGGCAGCCGGGCCCGCTCCTGGTCCGGCTCCCGGTCCGGCTCCCGGTGTCTCTCCTGATGTCTCTCCTGGAACTGCCGCAGCTCGTCGACGAGTCCGGGCACGGATCCGCTGATCCGGCGCGCGCCGGGCGCGGCCGACGGCGGCAGGTCCTGGAGCGCGGGGCAGGTGACGTACAGGACCGGCAGCCCGGCCGCGAGGGCTTCGAGCGAGGCCAGCCCGAACGCCTCGTCGTGGGAGGTGGAGACGGAGACGTCCATGGCCGCGAGCAGCGCGGGCAGGTCGGGGTCGGGGGCCGTGTCCGGGTCGGCGCCCGCTCCCGTCACTCCCGTCACTCCCGTACGGGACACTGGCGGCGGGTCCTGGCACGCGCCCGGCAGCAGCACCCGCCCGGCAGCGCCGCGCTCCTCGGCGAGCCGCAGCAGCCGCGCGCGCTCCGGCCCGTCGCCGACCAGGAGCAGACGGGCCCCGGGCAGTTCCGCGACGGCCCGTACCAGCCGGTCGAAGCGCTTGCCGCTGGTCAGCCGGCCCACCGCACCGGCCACGAAGGCGTCCTGCGGCAGCC
It encodes the following:
- a CDS encoding carboxylate--amine ligase; this translates as MPSYDTRVPAVLMRLDRNPFHHGTLGAVRSLGRAGIEVHAVIEAERSPVVRSRYLRRAHLRPGGERDLTGSPDLTASPYLTGLPDLAETGRLLLDIAGTLHAPAVLVPMDDLSAIAVDRLGDRLAGRYLLPEQPSGLPERVADKAELARICAELGIAHPRTVVPGCAKEAAAAAWSLGLPVVAKWSRPWLLPEGSGLRSTRVVRSPQEARELYARGAEAGSALLLQEFLPYGRDLDWFFHGYSGGPGGTCLVGAAGRKERAWPVGAGLTAVGSWLPNEEVERTARQIVAALGYRGILDLDFRRDAATGAYHLLDFNPRPGAQFRLFADRAGVDVVRALHLDLTGRAVPAQVAAHGRRFVVENYALLSVLSSARSSSPDAPASPDSPDDDRHPGRRRPLGAGPRSTEAAWFALDDPLPACAMAVAWVLHAARRGWRGLRRALPSRRRPGHAGRSRTPPVRQRRGSRNGAAPGAAPVPRRTR
- a CDS encoding glycoside hydrolase family 26 protein is translated as MSPRRRRLTTTCLGVVTAGLLASGAVPPVPNLATVRKSSPEPAQGPDGATEKPKPPGAAAPALGAYLDYGPKGVERIAAMEKWLGGTELRVGHTYLPGDVWSNIEGSPDFLESWAAWRKAEDDRMFVLNVPMLERTEGRVPDQVVRRELRKGAAGRYDGHFTTLARRLVDLGVPDTVIVLGWEMNGTTYTHRCGPDPQAWKKYWARIVTAMRAVPGQKFRFDFAPNRGRDAVPWTTCYPGDDVVNIIGMDSYDQPPGRTFDEQVNEPYGLQEHVDFAAAHGKVISYPEWGLFRNGDNPEYMRRMLRWMDTYKPVYNTVTDYCPHGIWQCDKNPESSKVFRSTLYGRQPEPEPTPTPTPTPPTPTPTPPTPTPVPTTPTTPPTPPTPPTQEPKPDPTPAPTKPVPTTPTRPQDCTPVPLGQWIEKWLGGRICVRLDWFGHRSK
- a CDS encoding GNAT family N-acetyltransferase, yielding MASPTRAGTGRALRAPVSSVPVSALLTASRSTSAPAFTTEVCTDTARFAEIAPEWNALYRASRTATPFQSHAWLYSWWLSYGTGGRGSGRARARGPRHGRLRVVLVRRRGELVAAAALMRVHRPLPVLVPLGGTISDFSDVLLDDSRGEEETAACADALTGALAELARTAVIDLREVRPGAAAERVRARWTGPQRLLADSTCLELPAVPMEGLLARLPAARAQRFRAKLRKLDALGIEERAVPAAEVPAAVGRMLELHRRQWEGRGVTPEHLSARFAEHLTRSARSMVASGDARLTEFRLAGAVVAADLTLMSGGLAGGYLYGADPALRARKVDVATMLLRGGARESGGDGRTTLSMLRGNEPYKHHWRPETLCNQRLLLATPPLAPSLLLLLARAAGRERGAALVKRLRGRKGGDKR
- a CDS encoding lipopolysaccharide biosynthesis protein — encoded protein: MTQQSRRNRSARFPKFTPKALPVRWIVPVAVAIGALSGGAYGLLRTPEYAATSYVVVVPLDTSEPAAALGFATAYGRVAPQLALIGDAPTWAGVPAATLKKNVRTETSPDAPMISVTATAPEASTAVNMANGVARALVVNGSQLQGSTNVRVLQFSRAIEPTAPVTPSASLAALVGGSAGGLLGGLGLLVRPKRRREDAGPGPAAATGTVPGPATATTSAASAAQPRSEKV
- a CDS encoding glycosyltransferase, producing MKVLHVITGLGIGGAEQQLRLLLRQLPVDSDVITLTNPGAVAEGIVADGGSVRNLAMTGNRDLGALPRLTRLVRQGRYDLVHTHLYRACLYGRFAARFAGVRSIVATEHSLGAVQIEGRPLTAGARGLYLAGERMGTATVAVSATVARRLERWGVRPDRIHVVPNGIEAGRFAFDPAARRAARARLGLPQDAFVAGAVGRLTSGKRFDRLVRAVAELPGARLLLVGDGPERARLLRLAEERGAAGRVLLPGACQDPPPVSRTGVTGVTGAGADPDTAPDPDLPALLAAMDVSVSTSHDEAFGLASLEALAAGLPVLYVTCPALQDLPPSAAPGARRISGSVPGLVDELRQFQERHQERHREPDREPDQERARLPVPPAVRHYDISHSAEQLMAVYERAARGRAASIREVSCP